One Nostoc sp. UHCC 0302 DNA window includes the following coding sequences:
- a CDS encoding pentapeptide repeat-containing protein: MDVKELLNRYAAGERNFHGIALPKADLQGVHLGGIDFGRADLRGANLAKASMSGANLCKANLQGANLEHANLSEVIFSGADLCEATLTTANLNESDLSGAYLCGADLCDATLHMASLSAANLQRVNLSDAKMSGVRMWKADLRESNLSGADLSDANLSEANLTGANLNATDMSEAFLTGTIMPDGTMHK, from the coding sequence ATGGACGTTAAAGAACTTCTAAATCGATATGCAGCAGGAGAACGGAACTTCCACGGTATTGCCTTACCAAAAGCAGACCTACAGGGTGTTCACTTGGGCGGTATAGACTTTGGTAGAGCAGACCTAAGAGGTGCTAACCTAGCAAAAGCATCTATGAGTGGAGCTAATTTGTGTAAAGCCAATCTTCAAGGTGCGAACCTAGAACACGCAAATTTATCTGAAGTGATTTTTAGTGGTGCTGATTTGTGTGAAGCTACACTGACAACTGCCAACCTCAATGAATCAGACCTGAGTGGTGCATATCTTTGTGGCGCAGACTTATGTGATGCTACTTTGCATATGGCCTCACTCAGTGCGGCAAACTTGCAGCGTGTAAATTTGAGTGATGCAAAAATGAGCGGAGTCAGAATGTGGAAAGCTGATTTGCGAGAATCTAACTTGAGTGGTGCTGATTTAAGCGATGCCAATCTGAGTGAGGCAAACCTGACTGGGGCGAATTTAAATGCAACAGATATGAGTGAAGCTTTTTTAACTGGGACAATTATGCCTGACGGTACTATGCATAAATAG